The following coding sequences lie in one Daphnia pulex isolate KAP4 chromosome 1, ASM2113471v1 genomic window:
- the LOC124196516 gene encoding disintegrin and metalloproteinase domain-containing protein 10-like, which translates to MRFLLLLVCIHLVTTHFATSAGTKTGNRLNEYVLHYETLDYDADAVAAQHSRHKRNAEGEKEESYLQLHFRSHGKPFRLKLKRDTSSFSPNVQFVSHKGHPLQVDTSHLYEGHLQGEPKSMVYGSIIDGVFDGKIHSQDGVYYVEKATKYFADNTTTAKSHRRNPFHSIIYKEAHVVDPYEEHRTGHVGGCGVTDEVAAWMDDIQHGATDEEKADEDEKSNEINTNDRVVKLEKNRHKKDHQQGWNTAHPRSSAWWYKYSHQANRPDANPSDGGRRDRRSTVKNNVSRTTCSLFIQTDPLLWRHFYEAEKRNADNTRKEITSLIAQHVKAVNAIYMETKFDGKFPHRMTRFEVQRIKIDDDEACQPNYNGEENKFCLPNIDVSNFLNLHSQGNHEDFCLAYVFTYRDFTGGTLGLAWVASPSGASGGICERYKVYTENMSGYPRTTRRSLNTGIITFVNYNSRVPPKVSQLTLAHEIGHNFGSPHDYPSHCRPGGQNGNYIMFASATSGERPNNSRFSNCSVGNISSVLDAIEEGKKKNCFTDWKGAFCGNKIVEDGEECDCGYDDEECEEKCCYPRVVSEPDRALNPAAQGCKRRPRTQCSPSQGQCCDRNCTFVPVTSGQQCKEDGECNGKAFCNGLSAKCPPPPNNPDGTECNGNTQVCQSGECSGSICSKFGMKECFLTSNVIDDKRKLCELACQIGNDNTTCKGTSELSSITKLPIGISLRPGSPCDNYQGYCDVFLKCRAVDAEGPLARLKNLLFNRETLLTIAQWITEYWWAVLLMGVAFVLFMGVFIKCCAVHTPSSNPKKQPALSITQTLRHPYSTLRRKRHQPPQQQQQQQHANPTAPYIAAPNPAAHGESRNQYNRPKGGPASGWGHRAESSPYAYSGGQGGRANAYEMNVRQHRV; encoded by the exons GTACGAAAACGGGTAACCGGCTGAACGAGTACGTCCTTCACTACGAGACGCTGGATTACGATGCGGATGCGGTAGCTGCCCAGCACAGCCGTCACAAACGAAATGCCGAAGGCGAAAAGGAAGAATCTTATCTTCAACTTCATTTTCGAAGCCACGGGAAGCCCTTCCGGTTAAAACTGAAGAGGGACACATCGTCGTTCAGTCCCAATGTCCAATTTGTATCCCATAAAGGCCATCCCCTCCAAGTCGATACTTCGCACCTTTACGAAGGACATCTTCAAG GCGAACCAAAAAGTATGGTGTACGGATCGATCATTGACGGAGTCTTTGACGGGAAAATCCACAGCCAAGATGGCGTCTACTACGTCGAGAAGGCAACCAAATACTTTGCCGATAACACCACGACTGCCAAGTCACATCGTCGCAATCCATTTCACTCCATCATCTACAAGGAAGCACATGTCGTCGATCCTTACGAAGAGCATCGCACAG GACATGTGGGCGGTTGTGGTGTGACGGATGAGGTGGCCGCGTGGATGGACGACATCCAGCACGGAGCCACGGACGAAGAGAAAGCGGACGAAGATGAGAAAAGCAACGAGATCAATACAAACGACAGGGTCGTCAAGCTTGAAAAGAATCGGCACAAGAAAGACCACCAGCAGGGATGGAACACGGCCCATCCTCGATCATCGGCCTGGTGGTACAAGTATAGCCATCAAGCCAACCGGCCGGATGCAAATCCATCTGATGGGGGGCGCCGTGACAGGCGCTCAACTGTCAAAAACAACGTCAGCAGGACGACCTGCTCCCTCTTTATCCAGACTGACCCGCTGCTGTGGAGGCATTTCTATGAAGCCGAGAAGAGAAATGCAGACAACACGCGTAAAGAGATCACATCCCTGATTGCCCAGCACGTAAAGGCCGTCAATGCTATTTATATGGAAACAAAGTTTGATGGGAAATTCCCCCACCGCATGACACGATTCGAAGTGCAGCGGATCAAAATCGATGACGACGAGGCCTGTCAACCTAATTACaatggcgaagaaaacaaattttgtttgccCAACATTGACGTCTCGAATTTCCTGAATCTCCACTCGCAAGGGAACCACGAAGATTTCTGCCTGGCCTACGTCTTCACGTACCG GGATTTCACTGGCGGAACTTTAGGTCTCGCATGGGTCGCCTCGCCCTCGGGCGCTTCCGGTGGCATCTGTGAACGCTACAAAGTCTACACGGAGAACATGTCTGGCTATCCGCGTACTACCAGGCGAAGTCTCAACACTGGCATCATCACCTTTGTCAACTATAATAGTCGCGTTCCTCCGAAAGTCTCGCAACTCACGCTGGCCCACGAGATTGGACACAATTTCGGCTCTCCCCATGATTATCCCAGCCATTGTCGTCCCGGAGGCCAAAATG gtAATTACATCATGTTCGCATCGGCAACGAGCGGCGAGCGACCAAACAATTCGCGCTTTTCCAACTGCAGCGTCGGCAACATCTCGTCCGTGCTGGATGCCATcgaagaggggaaaaagaagaactgcTTTACGG ATTGGAAGGGCGCTTTCTGCGGTAACAAGATTGTCGAAGACGGCGAGGAATGTGATTGCGGCTACGATGATGAGGAGTGCGAAGAAAAGTGTTGTTATCCGCGCGTCGTCAGCGAACCGGATAGAGCCCTCAACCCGGCCGCTCAAGGATGCAAACGTCGACCAa GAACTCAATGCAGCCCAAGCCAAGGCCAATGCTGCGACCGCAATTGCACTTTTGTTCCGGTTACGTCCGGACAGCAGTGTAAGGAAGATGGCGAATGCAATGGAAAGGCCTTTTGCAATGGTCTTTCTGCCAAATGTCCTCCACCACCTAATAACCCTGACGGAACGGAATGCAACGGCAATACTCAG GTCTGCCAGAGTGGTGAATGTTCTGGATCAATCTGTTCCAAGTTTGGCATGAAGGAATGTTTCCTGACGTCCAACGTCATTGACGACAAGCGCAAACTATGCGAATTGGCCTGCCAGATTGGCAACGACAACACGACGTGTAAAGGCACCTCTGAATTGTCTTCCATCACGAAATTGCCCATTGGCATTTCTTTACGACCTGGATCTCCTTGTGACAATTATCAG gGCTACTGTGATGTCTTTCTCAAGTGCCGTGCCGTGGATGCCGAAGGTCCTTTGGCTCGTCTGAAGAACTTGCTCTTCAATCGAGAAACGCTACTCACTATAGCTCAATGGATCACG GAATACTGGTGGGCTGTCTTGCTGATGGGTGTGGCCTTTGTTCTCTTTATGGGCGTCTTCATCAAGTGTTGCGCGGTACACACCCCGTCGTCCAACCCAAAGAAACAACCCGCCTTGAGTATCACGCAAACGTTGCGGCATCCGTACAGCACGTTACGGCGGAAGCGGCATCAGCCtcctcaacagcagcaacaacaacaacatgccaACCCGACGGCTCCTTACATTGCCGCTCCTAATCCAGCTGCTCACGGCGAATCCCGTAATCAATATAATAGACCTAAAG GCGGTCCGGCTAGTGGATGGGGCCATCGTGCCGAATCGTCGCCGTACGCTTACTCAGGGGGCCAAGGAGGCCGGGCCAATGCTTACGAAATGAACGTGCGACAACATCGGGTGTGA